The following DNA comes from Macaca thibetana thibetana isolate TM-01 chromosome 14, ASM2454274v1, whole genome shotgun sequence.
GTGCATGCAGGAATAGACACtcaccacacacgcacacatgatCTCACACACTtgtacacacatttatatgtgCCACGCACACTCACGTGtgattacacacacatgcacactcaggtgcatacacacatcacacatgcacacacactctcacacacttgtacacacacatttacatgCACCACACACGTGTGATTACAAACATGCACACTGAGGTACATACACAaagcacatatgcacacatccTCATGCACGTGTGTATACACATTTACACGTGCCATGCACACTCGTGtgattacacacacatgcacacacactcaggtacatacacacagcacacatgcacacaccctcaCATACTTGTGCACACACATTTACACGTGCCATGCACACTCACGTGtgattacacacacatgcacactcaggTACACATATcatgcatgcacgcacaccctcacacacttgtgcacacacatttacacgtgccatgcacacacacgtgtgattacacacacatggacacacaggtACAtacagcacacatgcacacatcctcacacacttgtgcacacacatttacacatgcCATGCACACTCACGTGtgattacacacacatgcacacactcaggAACACACATTAAACATGAACATACccttgcacattgtgcacacacatttacacacaccatgcacacacatgcgattacacacacaggtacatacacacacaccacatatgcacacacgcCCTCACACACTTGggcacacacatttacacacaccaTGTGCACCCACAtgattacacacacatgcacacatatgcatgcacgtgtgcacacacacaaatacactcatgcctacacacatacacatgcacacacacaaaatatatgtacacattcaTGCACACAATGCatccacatgcacacatacagtTACACTCACAGTACACGCCCATTTATGCAAATTACACTTGAGTACATGCATACACTGGCACGTGCTGGCTCACACACAGGCCCCTGTGTCAGAGCCCAGGGACGGGTCGGCACGCCCGAGGTTGAAGGTGCCCGTGCCAGTGGGCAATGCCGGGGGTTGGCAATGATGATGAGTCAGGAGCAGGACGGGAAAGCCAACGGCAGTTGCGATGCAGGGCGGGGTGGGGCTCGAGCTCAAGGATGGAGCAGAGGCGAAGCTGGCCAGGCGTCCTTCCTCCCAGCCAGCCTCTGCCCAGCCTCTTCCCTCCCCGCATCCCCCGTCTTCTCCCCCACCCGGCAGGGCAGCTGCACTGGTAGAGTACATCTGGCCTTGGCCACTCAAGTCTGGGCTGGGGAAATGTGATGATTAGGCTAAACGTGAGCCAAGCCCTTCCTTCCGGTGCCtcggggtggggaggagggcacGGGGCCTGCCCTCGCCCTCACGCTCCTTTCCCCAGGAAGGGCTCCAGCACCAGACACATTTACGTAGGGCTGCCCCCCTCACTGTGAGCCCATCACAGCCTCCCTCCCACCATCTCCATCCCTGTCGCTCCACCTTGACCTCAGGGGGACTGGGTCATGTCTGCCCAGCACCTGCTCTGCTACCAGTCAGCTCTTCTCACAGCACTGAGGTGATTCTGGAAGTCATGCCCTCTcagggtggaggctggggaggtGTAGAACCTGTTTACATCCCTCTTCCCTGAGCTGTCCTGGCCACCCAGGACTGGTCTCCACGCATGGCCTGGCAGAGCTGTGTAAGCACCTGCCCTTGGGCTCCGGGTGAGGAGCTGGATAAGAAGGTGGCCCCTCTTCCTTTCCACAGGGGTAGGATTCCAAGCCCTCTTCAGCCCCATGCTGGCCCCATCCCTGTACACGGAGGAGTGGCTGTTGCCCAGGTCTACGTCCCATGTCCCCTGAGCCCGAGCACGGACCCTCTCGgcccgcccccagcccctcctgcgGGTTCCGCTGTGCTGGCTGAGCAGAAAGCCAGGCTCTGATGGCTCAGGAGAGGGAAGGGCAGACTCCTGCCCGCCCAGACCTAGCCAGTACCCCGACCTCTCTGGGACCCGCGATCAGGACCCCTCGCTGTCCTTTGAACCCTTGGCCCCTCAACTGCACCTGCTCTACCCGTGTGCTCCCCTGAGAGGGAGAGGGGCCGGGCCTGCCAGCCAGGGACCGTCCTGCCGGCACCACCTCTCCAGCCCACCCTTGCCCCCTGCCGCCGCCCGGGCTCACTTTGAGGGAGTAGGCCAAGGCGATGAAGCCCAGGCAGCAGAAGTTGAGGTAGACGAAGTTGAAGATGGACCATAGGTAATAGTCGTTCACCTCGGTGGTGTCCGGGTAGACCTCGATGACGGTCGTGGGGTTGGTCATCGTCTTCTTCTCGGCTAGGTGCTTGCAGGCCGGGGGCGCGCCAGTGGCCCGCACGCTGTCGGTCTTGCTGCTCTTGGACTCCATGGGGAACAGTGTGGGCGCCATCGGGGGAGAGGCCGAGGGCTCAGGGGCAGGGGCCGCTGGAGCCTGCAGGGCGGGGGGCTTGGACACGCAAGCGAAGCAGCCCTTGGGCGAACCTGCCGGGGGCCTCGGGATCCAGAAGGCCCCGTCCAGGGGGACTCGGGCTTCCTGGGCGCCGT
Coding sequences within:
- the IFITM10 gene encoding interferon-induced transmembrane protein 10, yielding MGRQGLERDEGGKQGPPCTLSFRGTLEGVGAQWEPEAQGPDQCPAPLGAPASTTDGAQEARVPLDGAFWIPRPPAGSPKGCFACVSKPPALQAPAAPAPEPSASPPMAPTLFPMESKSSKTDSVRATGAPPACKHLAEKKTMTNPTTVIEVYPDTTEVNDYYLWSIFNFVYLNFCCLGFIALAYSLKVRDKKLLNDLNGAVEDAKTARLFNITSSALAASCIILVFIFLRYPLTDY